The Diadema setosum chromosome 1, eeDiaSeto1, whole genome shotgun sequence genome has a window encoding:
- the LOC140229312 gene encoding steroid 17-alpha-hydroxylase/17,20 lyase-like: protein MKDILGTVSSVRQINSLTITAALGLVTLTLAYWSVKRPRRFPPGPRGLPIVGSIFAMNNSPEIVFGQWAKVYGNIFGFKVGERWMVVLNGQKAIKDAVIKQGVDFAGRPEFYSLEIFTEGYKDIVFGPFSETWKLHRKLAHTALRHFATGEPLQNLISSMYPKLEKALSENGSKPINPKILLNLLLYNILSQMCFGKRYDLDDPRVAGWMKINDDLNEGIGLGLAADFFSWAKHLPTSGPKMLRDTVDTFFGFLREQLSGTEKTYDPENIDNFYHLMLKAQDDARKEGENVEKLTDTHVFQTVADIFGAGTQTSVETLYWAIALLAEFPDIQKKIQNEIDAVIGQTRVPTIEDRGTLPYTEATLYEILRYSSIAPIAVPHATTKDTELHGYIIPKGAIVMINTYSMHFDPKEWDDPDSFKPEHFLDDSGTVRQHPPSFMPFGAGRRSCLGEAVAKADLFLIFTWFCQNYTFAKVPGKENESLLNMIPKTAAGRLLTPYEVIITPRQGKE from the exons ATGAAAGACATACTAGGAACGGTTTCCAGTGTACGTCAGATTAATAGTCTGACCATCACAGCAGCTCTTGGACTGGTCACCTTAACTCTGGCTTATTGGTCAGTGAAGAGACCACGCCGCTTTCCTCCGGGACCGAGGGGACTCCCGATCGTGGGGAGTATTTTTG CCATGAATAACAGCCCAGAGATTGTATTTGGACAGTGGGCCAAGGTTTATGGCAACATCTTTGGTTTCAAGGTTGGAGAACGATGGATGGTAGTTCTAAATGGTCAAAAGGCCATCAAAGATGCTGTCATCAAACAAGGAGTGGATTTTGCTGGACGGCCAGAATTTTACTCCC TTGAGATATTCACTGAAGGCTATAAAGACATTGTGTTTGGACCCTTCTCTGAAACCTGGAAACTTCATCGCAAGCTGGCTCACACAGCCCTGCG acattttgcTACCGGGGAGCCTCTGCAGAACCTGATCTCCAGCATGTATCCCAAGCTGGAGAAGGCACTGAGTGAGAACGGCAGCAAACCAATCAACCCAAAGATCCTCCTCAATCTTCTCCTCTACAACATCCTCTCACAGATGTGTTTCGGAAAAAG GTATGACCTTGATGACCCCAGAGTCGCAGGTTGGATGAAGATTAATGACGACCTGAATGAGGGTATCGGTCTTGGCCTTGCTGCAGACTTCTTCTCTTGGGCTAAGCATCTTCCTACCAGTGGACCCAAGATGCTTCGCGACACAGTTGACACATTCTTTGGGTTTTTGAGGGAACAACTGAGTGGGACGGAGAAGACTTATGATCCAG AAAACATTGATAACTTCTACCACCTCATGCTGAAGGCCCAGGACGATGCGAGAAAGGAGGGTGAGAATGTGGAGAAACTGACCGACACTCATGTCTTCCAGACCGTTGCTGACATCTTTGGAG CTGGGACCCAAACTTCTGTGGAAACACTGTACTGGGCCATTGCTCTTCTCGCGGAATTTCCGGATATCCAAAAGAAGATCCAgaacgaaattgatgcagttaTCGGCCAGACGCGTGTACCAACCATTGAGGATCGTGGCACACTTCCTTACACGGAGGCAACTCTCTATGAAATCTTGCGCTACAGCAGCATTGCTCCCATAGCTGTCCCACATGCCACTACCAAGGACACCGAACTAC ATGGCTACATCATTCCCAAAGGAGCCATTGTCATGATCAACACTTACTCAATGCACTTTGACCCCAAGGAATGGGATGACCCAGACTCCTTCAAACCAG AACATTTCTTGGATGACAGTGGCACGGTCCGCCAGCACCCTCCCAGCTTCATGCCGTTCGGGGCAGGTCGCCGCAGCTGTCTCGGAGAGGCGGTAGCCAAGGCCGACCTCTTTCTCATCTTCACCTGGTTTTGTCAGAATTACACCTTCGCCAAGGTACCGGGCAAGGAGAATGAGAGCCTTCTGAACATGATCCCAAAAACGGCTGCGGGCCGTCTCCTGACCCCCTACGAGGTCATCATCACACCAAGGCAGGGCAAAGAGTGA
- the LOC140229323 gene encoding leukocyte elastase inhibitor A-like isoform X1, with protein MASSTRPTRPTAQLAKANNGFALDMYQQVSGGRKGQNLFFSPLSISTALAMTYAGAGDETAIQMSNVLQFRDVNGDQLHEAFKQLHSYMHDPIARCKLRSANKLYGKAGYPFSKEFLNTAAAFYKSTIEAVADFGLPEVAHTINYWVSEQTEGKITNFISPGVLNSLTRMVLVNAIYFKGPWASPFKSYQTNQSIFRVLDERKTVPVQLMHQSDDFKLAEDNALDCMVLELPYEGNNFSMLIALPNKDDGLALLEANLSVDTLKRWNDNLKERLVNIWLPKVRVEDEFNLNGVLSDMGMTDAFDENKANFEGISGNRDLYISDVVHKAFVEINEEGSEAAAATAVMMAFGGCVFLDAPKPVNFRADHPFLFMICHRPTQSTLFIGRVMDTSGN; from the coding sequence ATGGCATCATCGACGCGCCCAACAAGACCTACAGCCCAGCTGGCCAAAGCCAACAATGGATTCGCGCTAGACATGTACCAACAAGTATCAGGTGGACGGAAGGGACAAAATCTCTTCTTTTCCCCTTTGAGTATCTCAACCGCCTTGGCAATGACTTACGCCGGAGCTGGCGATGAAACAGCGATACAAATGTCAAACGTGCTGCAATTTAGGGATGTTAACGGTGACCAACTTCACGAGGCATTTAAACAACTCCATTCCTATATGCACGACCCAATCGCGCGTTGCAAGCTCAGATCTGCAAACAAATTGTACGGAAAGGCTGGATACCCTTTCTCTAAAGAGTTCTTAAACACTGCCGCAGCATTTTATAAGTCCACCATAGAAGCGGTTGCCGACTTCGGCTTACCTGAGGTAGCCCATACTATCAACTACTGGGTCTCTGAACAGACAGAAGGAAAGATAACGAACTTCATCTCACCCGGAGTACTGAATTCTCTCACACGTATGGTGCTGGTGAATGCAATATACTTTAAAGGACCATGGGCATCGCCATTCAAATCATACCAAACAAATCAGTCGATCTTCAGGGTCCTGGACGAAAGGAAAACGGTACCAGTGCAACTCATGCACCAGTCCGATGATTTTAAACTAGCAGAGGACAACGCCCTGGACTGCATGGTGTTGGAGTTGCCTTACGAAGGCAATAATTTCAGCATGTTGATTGCTCTGCCGAACAAGGATGATGGTCTCGCGCTCCTTGAAGCCAACCTTTCTGTTGACACGCTCAAACGATGGAATGATAATCTCAAAGAGAGATTGGTCAATATATGGCTGCCGAAAGTCCGAGTGGAAGATGAATTCAATCTGAACGGGGTCCTGAGTGACATGGGAATGACAGACGCGTTTGACGAAAACAAGGCCAACTTTGAGGGCATCTCGGGTAATCGTGATCTGTACATCTCTGATGTGGTCCACAAGGCCTTTGTCGAGATTAATGAAGAGGGTAGTGAGGCTGCCGCTGCAACGGCAGTTATGATGGCATTTGGCGGTTGTGTCTTTCTCGACGCCCCGAAGCCCGTTAACTTCCGGGCTGATCATCCTTTCCTTTTTATGATTTGTCATCGCCCTACACAGAGCACTTTGTTCATTGGTAGGGTCATGGACACCTCAGGAAACTGA
- the LOC140229323 gene encoding leukocyte elastase inhibitor-like isoform X2, producing MALSKQPPTRHAEQLAVANNTFGMQLFQALKGEKQNKNLFFSPFSISVALAMTYIGAREDTALQMSSVLQFSKFSDNKVHQAFKELTTHLFTQNPGYTLKTANKLYGKAAYPFTEEFLQIAAEFYDSMVEAVPDFGSPAARKSINDWVSEQTNGKIKDLIAPGVLGPLTRLVLVNAIYFKGNWASQFNANKTKADVFKVLDDRQKVPVNLMFQSGKFPVAVDDANECIVLEMPYQGQDLNMLVILPNKDDGLPKLEEKLSAEVLQGWNKKLRKKLAKVWMPKFKLEDVFSLNQVLVKMGMKDAFDENRANFSGISGKQDLFISEVVHKAFVDVNEKGSEAAAATAVVMNLRCAMPREPEKPIIFRADHPFLFMICHRESQTILFLGRVMDTA from the coding sequence TTGGGATGCAACTTTTCCAAGCCCTGAAGGGGGAAAAACAGAACAAGAACCTGTTTTTCTCTCCCTTCAGCATCTCAGTTGCTTTGGCCATGACCTACATTGGAGCTCGAGAAGATACAGCATTACAAATGTCCAGTGTGCTTCAGTTCAGCAAATTTAGCGACAACAAAGTTCATCAAGCCTTCAAGGAACTAACAACACATCTCTTCACTCAGAATCCTGGTTACACGCTCAAAACTGCCAACAAGCTGTATGGAAAAGCAGCGTATCCATTCACTGAAGAGTTCCTGCAAATTGCGGCAGAGTTTTATGATTCCATGGTAGAAGCTGTGCCAGATTTTGGATCTCCTGCAGCAAGGAAGAGCATTAATGATTGGGTCTCTGAACAGACCAATGGAAAGATTAAAGACCTCATTGCACCTGGAGTGCTTGGACCACTGACAAGACTTGTCCTAGTGAATGCCATCTACTTCAAGGGGAACTGGGCATCTCAGTTTAATGCTAACAAAACTAAAGCAGATGTTTTCAAAGTTCTTGATGACCGTCAGAAAGTACCTGTCAATCTCATGTTTCAGTCTGGTAAATTTCCGGTTGCTGTAGATGACGCTAATGAATGCATTGTCTTAGAAATGCCATACCAGGGTCAAGATTTGAATATGCTGGTCATTTTGCCAAACAAGGATGATGGCCTTCCAAAGCTCGAAGAGAAACTGTCTGCTGAAGTACTTCAAGGCTGGAATAAGAAATTACGAAAGAAGCTTGCCAAAGTCTGGATGCCAAAGTTTAAACTGGAAGATGTGTTCAGTCTAAATCAAGTCCTTGTCAAGATGGGAATGAAGGATGCCTTTGATGAAAACAGAGCTAATTTTTCAGGCATTTCAGGAAAACAAGACCTCTTTATCTCTGAAGTTGTCCACAAGGCTTTTGTGGATGTGAATGAAAAGGGAAgtgaagcagcagcagcaacagctgTTGTTATGAATTTGCGTTGTGCCATGCCACGTGAACCAGAGAAGCCAATTATCTTTCGGGCTGACCATCCATTCCTGTTCATGATTTGTCACCGTGAGAGCCAAACGATCTTATTCCTTGGGCGAGTCATGGACACTGCTTAA